A stretch of Candidatus Dormiibacterota bacterium DNA encodes these proteins:
- a CDS encoding single-stranded DNA-binding protein — MLNCAEIIGRLTRDPELRYTPSGKAVAQLGIATNSFAGQDEDGQAREYT; from the coding sequence ATGCTGAACTGCGCGGAGATCATCGGCCGCCTCACCCGCGACCCGGAGCTGCGCTACACCCCGAGCGGCAAGGCCGTCGCCCAGCTCGGCATCGCCACCAACTCCTTCGCCGGCCAGGACGAAGACGGCCAGGCGCGCGAGTACACC